DNA from Prunus persica cultivar Lovell chromosome G6, Prunus_persica_NCBIv2, whole genome shotgun sequence:
AAATCATTTTGAGACCACATAGAAAACCAACAAACATAAGGTGTTTCTGCACTAAGAAATCAATTTGTTGCTCTCATACAAACTTAAGCTTTCATGTTCTGATTCAACAAGTAAAAATGTACGGCGCAAGAACAATTTGCCATTTTTGTCATTTCAATAACATTAGAATCAGCTATGGCCTACATATGGCAACCCAATAAAGTATCCAAAACTTACACATCGAAAgcgaaaaaagaacaaaacttgTCTACCAAAACTAGAAataaattgtaaaaaaaaaaagagaagaaaatttgctAAATTGCAAGAGCACCTGAAATTGAAAACCGGAGGTCTCCAGCATAGGAATTGATGAGCGAATCGTCCTCAGACGAGACGTCGATGAGACTAAGGCGTCTCTGCTGCACATCGGCCTTCTTGTTTATCAACTCGATTTTGTCCATCTCGGAGCTTAAGTGAAATCGAATCGGACTGGATCGGGGTTACAGTGATGGAAGGAAGCGCAGGTCGTTTTTTGTGTGGAGAAGGTGAAATATTTTGAACTTCACAGAAGCGGCGgttcaaatttggaaaaaaaatcgaataAAAAAATGGAAGTTTATATATGTGTCGCGAAAGTGAGGGAATGGGAGCGTGTCTTGTATGTATGGGCCCTGATAAGGCCCATAGGCCCAATCTCTTCATTtgagaaacttttttttttctctctcatttctcattctactctctttttaaaaaataaaaataatttataaatattctaGCACTTCAAAATAGTTATCCTACATACTTTCCTCTTCATTTTTCCTGatgaaataattgaaatttaagattgcattcataattcaatattagcttttttaaaaaataaaaataaaaacgaaaaTAACCGTTTCATAGTCAAGAAATATTCTTATATTATGTGACCAATTTTATGAGACCATGATTATAAAGAAAGTAAAATAAGAAATGGTCTATGGTCACATGACCAATTTTATGAGACCATGATTATAGAGAAAGTAAAACAAGAATTTCTCTATGGTTGTATTCAGCCACGGTCCCATGCCTAGATTTGGCCATGTCCATGGTTGATATCatttgttcttcaatttgttctTTATCACTTTTTACTTTCTATTTTTGGTCAACTaataattttacttttaaataaaaaagatagtgGAAGACAGAATAAGTCCTTTAAGGTGTAATATAAAAGAATGTATTCCGATCATAGAAATGAGACTCAGAGACAGGTTTCGAACATCTGATAGACAGAGCAAGAGAATTGTAATATTGCACCAGATTAACTGATACTTAGAGCCGATTAGGAAATAAGCTACATGGATTAGGGATGTACATATACTGGTTTGGCCTTCGTCCTAGCAATTCCCACAAGAATATTGAGTCAACTACCCAAAACCCTATGGTTTCTTGCTTGCAAATTTGGTTAAAGAATAAATTGAAAACGAACGGTAACTTCATTCATGAGATTTGATACAAAGCGTGAGCTCACTCATTTCATCAAAGTTGAGGCATCTTAGTTAGCTGCATTGCCTTCCAGAGACGTTGCAGGTTTTCTGCCTCGCTTTGTCGCACTGGGAGAAGGTGATGCTTTGCTTGGTGTAGGCGGCAAAAACTTGAGCCGGTAACTGACAAGTGAAGGTCCAAACGTGCTGTATTTTCCGGTACTGCTGAAAGCTGTTTCAGCATCAGATCGCCTCCTGAAAACCACCGTGGCGCGGCTACTCTTCCTCAGCACTTCAGTCAAAGGGCCATAGCAgctaaatattttgttcagaTTCGCTTCTGAAGGGACAGACTCCAAGTCTGTAAATTTCAAGATCAGGGCTGTAGGTGAGAGATCTTTCTCACAACTCTCATTCATGTGAAGAGCTGGCTTTGACGTTTCCAAATCAAGATCTCTGCCACCAATTTTCTGTTCAGAATCCAAATTGGGATTCAACTCAAGACTTGATTGTGGTTCAGCGGTAGAGGTATCCTTATCGGTTGGAGCTCCAGGCACTAactttccattttcattttgattcttGCGTGATGGTTGCTCATGAGGAATTGCTTCTGTCTCAGATTTTTCAGTAATGCCTGAGCTGATTGATTTCTTCCCAGTCCTAGCTGATTTCTTGCCCAGCTTACCACCAAACAATTGGTTTAGAGACAGTTGATGCTCCTCTGGACCAGGACAGTCCAGGCATATGGTATTCCTAAATTCCGAGAAGCAAGTTATTGGGGAAGTCAAGAAGCTGTATCCGTTCATGGGATTGATGGCAGCCAAGTAGAGCTGAGACAGCATCTCATCAGGAGATGGGTACTCCCTTCCAGCCAGCCTTTCAGTTTGTGCTTTCTCTGACACAGTTTTTACTTTGCCTTTATCCTGAACTGCACCTTCTGTGGACGTTGCATTGTAATTCTTGAGTATCGGACTCAACCCACTTAGTTGGCTTGCAACCCTACAGATCCTATCTCCAACTCTAAAAGCCTGTTTATTTTGCAGAGAATTACTATCAGGCCCTGTTGATGAATCACTTCTCCATTGCTTGACTGCCGAGTCGCCAGCCAAAGAATCAACTGCCTTTCGTTTCTTACTGGAAGACTGTGAAATCAAATTACAGCCGGATTTCCCTTCTGATCCGTTCTCACTCGTTGAAGTAGACAAATACTTCTCAGCCACTACATCAGACAAGCTTTTCTCCTTTTTACTTGGGCACATACTATCTCCAGATATGTGCTTGCGCTTGCGTGATGAGTTATCTGTAATTTTTGATTTCTCCATCAAATCATCATCCTTAATTACTGGAAGTGCATTTTCAGTTACTTCACCATTGTGCTTCTTTTCCAATAGCAAAATGTCATCATCATCCAGCAACCCACCAAGCATACTGAACTCTGGCAGCTGAGAATAACCCTTCCAGCGATAGAAGGCTGATAATTGGGCCCGTGATGTTACAAGTTCTAGTCTATCAGCTCTGCTATATGGAAACTGAGCCAATtcttttatgaatttaatgaGTTTCACAGGTTCAAAAGAAGCCGCACTTAAAGAACTGTCACCACCATCCCTTCTACTTGCTTCTTCCCTGATCCCAGCATTACTAATTATCTGAGTTTTCAGTTTTGAATATACGTCTTTGGATATGCAAGAACAGGCCAAGCCAAACTCTACCCGTCTTGAGACTTCATCCAAAGCACAAGCAATTGCATCGTGGAATTCTTCTATATCACTCTGCTTCTCCATCTGAGAGAAGTGCTTCAAGAAGGGCTTAATCTTTGGTGCTTCATTCCAAGCAAATGTTTGATCCCAAAAATATGCTATCAGATAAGtgccttttttaaaatacttaTTTGCCTTCTCTGATGAAGCCGAAGGATCACAGATCTGACCAGGCCACCAGGGATGACTTCTTACTTTGCCCCATACTAGATCAGAACCATGGAATTCTAGTTCTGAGGAAGTAGATTTTACATCCATGGACACATTCCCATCTGTTCTCATACTAGGGTTTGAATCAATAACCATACTGGACAAATTAGGCCCCTTTTCTGTATTCTTAGAAACCCATGGAGCATCATCACATgtcaatttattttcattggtCTGCGCTTCTACATCAACTTCCAAGGCCTGATTTTCTAGTCCATCACTTGTTAACATCTCAGAGTGAGAACTTAAATTCAAGTCTTTGAGATGCAAAGACTCATTGTGGTTGACAACTTTCTGGTCCACAGCTACGATGTCATCTGTTACTTGTCCAACAGATCCTGTAGTTCCCAAAGACTCAAGCTTCACGTTGTCCTGCATAGAACTTGAAGCATCAAGACTCTGCTCTCCAGCTTGGCCCTGCTCCACATTTTGACCCCTTTCCTTCTCAACATAAGCTATCTCGGCTACTAGAGCAACGTCCTCTTTTTTGTCATCTCTCATTGAGTCATCCGTTCCATGAACTGCTACATTCAGCTTCGCCTCATCTCCATCCACAGCACTCACAATTTCACTTTCTGCACGTTCCCTCGAAATCTCATCTTTCCCTCTATCCTTTTCGAAACTGAATGAACTTTCGACACTCCTAAAAGTATCCTCAGATTCTAAAACCAACCCTTTATTATTTGCTGCAATCCCATCACCCCCTGCACCAAATTGAGGTCCCTTTAAACCCTCTCTACCTTCCCCGCCATCAATCCCCACCTGTGACGAAACAACGCTTCCTTTCTCCTCAGTAACTCTATCTAAAGATCCTATTTTCACTTCAGAATCTTCAACTATATTTACCAATTCACCTTTTGGTCCTTTTCCTTCCAAACCCTCATTTGTTCCACCATCCCCTACTTCAAGGCCCATATCATCAAGTTCTACTGACTCAGAGAGATTAACCCCATCGTCACTTGGGTCAGACAAAACGACGTCGGCGTTCAGGTCCATAGAGTCAGATACAGTCAAACGTATAAAACCCTAGAAACCAGAATGAACGAATATTATGTCTATAATTAGTCAATAAACCCTAATCATGGAGAACTGTGCACAAATATCGAAACCCAAGCTGAAGAGAAACGAATGGAAACAAAGTACCTTTCGGGCTTGCTCCGTCTGGTAGCTTGAAATCCTTCAATGTGTCAAATGTTTGAGGCCTCCATTTCAGAACCGAACGAAGAATTTGTGGCTTTCCGTTTCAAATCGATGACACGAAGACGACCCGGAAATCTTCCGAGGACACGTGGTGGAAATCGGCGGGAGTTGTGTGGTTTATTTTGGGCGAAAAGTTATAAGCAATTAAATCTGCTACCGCCTTGGTTTGGAAAGTATTTGGATCAATTTTTGGAATTTAAAGTTTAACAGTTTATAAGAGTGGCAATTGTCGCTACTCGCTACAGTAGTTATTGTTTGCCCaaacaaaccctatcttctaACTATATAAATTCCCTACAATAGTCACAACCTTAATCAACCACATAAGATATTCAAACATAATATATACAATTCAaagtttataaaaatatatgaagtTTCACAATCGTGTAAACGGTCTATCCTTTAAATAAATCATTATTATGTGAGTAACAAGTAAAACAGTTataaacaatttttaaaaattgttcgAGTAATAGCGCAAAGTAAGTTGCTTTGTAGTGTTACGTAAAATAATCCTAAAATGTCACTTAACAGTACAAATTAATCCGTCAAAATTAAGTTTAAACATATTCACAGTGGagttcaaattattatttttttctcttctcaaaAGGCTTAAATATCGAAAATTGAAGATGTCATTACATAAATTTTGTCTCAAAATTGTTAAAATGCTACAAATACCTTAGCATAGTACGTAGAGCTATGTGTAAGGTAGGGGCCTAAAGCCATCTCATGCCTACGTGTGACTCCGCCATTGTTAGAGCAACATATAACGTCACTCTTAAAACAACAACGACccaatcattttttttatctaaACAAAGGCTAAGGACTTAgtatttttgtaaataattaaaatcgTCTAATCCAaccaaataagaaattaaacttatAAATATGCGATATACATTTACAAGGGACAAAAAACAACTAATACTATACAAGTAAACATTTACTTATATCAGGTCCTAATCTAACAAAACCATTCAGATTAGGTCCTAATCTAGCCAAGACAAAAAATAAGcccaaccaaaacaaaaatcacaagTGTAAGAGCGACCGACATGTCGGATACTGACAAACGACTTCAAATTCACCACCGTATTGGCGAAATCTTTCATTCATTTCTCTCCCGCCAAAACCCGggattttttcaaaaagcacCAAAAGCGCATAAGCAAAACCCGAACTCCCTCCAATCTCGATCGTCATGTACGGAGCACCAGGGAGGAGCTCAAGCTCGAACAACGGCTCCTTGTGCGCACCTGGCTTCTTCAGCATCTGGTCCACCTACTTGGCTCAAATCGAGCTCGGCGACGACAAGCCCTGGCTCAATCTCACACATTCGCTCATTGGCTTCTTCTCTACGACACTAGGCCAAGTTCTCCTTTCCCAGGTCAAATTCCTCACCTCCTTCAGCTATGAAATTTGTCAATTCCTAACAAAATGTATGATTTCATTAGGTTGTTGTGCTTGGTTTTGGCAATCAATTGCATTAGTTAGGGTTTGCGTTTGTGGaactttgaattttgagtAGAATTTCATAATCTGGCTTATAATTAGAATTATACTTGGTGCAGCTAAAGGACGATGGTGGTGTTTCTGTTCTGTCGATTGACTTTGAGAAATTTCGGAAAATGTGTGATGTTGAAGATTTGTATGTAGCACTAGAGGAGAAACCCAAGATAACCCTCTTATGTATGAGCGTTGCAGCTCACCAAGTCCTGTTGACCCAGTGGGACAATAACCGGGTGGAGGAGGGTATCAAAGTTAATATCCGATTGCATAACTACCCCGAATCCATGATTGCTTTGAAGAATTTAAAAGCTGCATATATAGGTATGTAGTCTAggccttttcatttttcattttaacctttcatatcttatatatttagaAGCATTTGAAggtaatatttgatttattggTGGCATGACAGATAAGCTTGTATCTGTGCGTGGCACTGTAGTAAAAGTTAGCACTGTCAAACCTCTTGTGGTGCAAATGGGTTTTGACTGTGTGAAGTGTAAGACAAGCATTACACGCATGTTTCCTGATGGGAAATTTTCACCACCATCAAAATGTGATCTAGATGGGTGCAAGAGCAGAAATTTTAACCCAATTCGATCTACTGCACAAACGATAGATTTTCAGAAGATAAGGTAGGTGCTTTGAATATCAAGCAAATTCCAATTTTACATTTACCTCCATTGACCTTGTTGAAATTCGTTGATACCACTTAAGGATACAGGAGCTACTAAAGCCTGAGGATCATGAAGATGGCCGGGTGCCTCGCACAGTAGAATGTGAACTGCTTGAAGATCTTGTTGATGCATGCATTCCGGGAGACGTGGTGACTGTCACTGGGATTATAAGAGTCATTAACAATTACATGGATATTGGAGGaggtaaaaaaattcatcctAATTCATTTCAGTACTTTATGCATCCAGTAACAATTTATATCTTATTCCTATGTATGCAGCGGACCAGAAAAGAGGACAATTCAAATTCTCCCCACTAACTTAAAATGggtaatttgttttaattatttcagGCAAATCGAAAGGAAAGAGTCAAGGAATTTACTATTTGTATCTAGAAGCTGTTTCAATTAAAAACTCCAAGTCACAGTCTACGCCTGAGGATGTACAAGATTCTAATTCTAATGATATGGCACTTGTTGATTTTTGCTCATTCTCCCCAAGGGATTTGGAATTCATTGTGAAGTTTTCAGAGGAACATGGTCCAGATACCTTCAGGCAACTACTACAATCTATTTGTCCATCCATCTATGGTCATGAGCTTGTTAAAGGTAACCTTATATACTATTTCTTCATCTTACAGTGTCTCCATAAGTCTCATGCTAATTAATCTTTTTGGTTCTCTCCTAATTCACcctcatttttttcttgtattttatcacTGTTATTGTGATAAGGATGCATATTATAAACCATATGAAAATGATAACATTCCTTAGATTATATATGAGATGCGAACTATGATACAAGTTACTTATGGATAATGGTACCTGCCTGGTTTCTCAAGTTCTACATTTAATTTTCTCCTCATTAAGCATatcttttgaatttgataaagCAGTATAACAATgctagtttacttgtttttcaCCAGCGGGCATAATATTGGCACTCTTTGGGGGTGTGAGGAAGCATTCAAATGATCAGAACAAGGTTCCTGTTAGAGGAGACATTCATGTCATAATTGTTGGTATGGTTGAACTCCATCATGCTCTTTTAACGGTACTAAACCTTGAAAGTTGTGCATGGAAAGAGAAGATGAATTTGTACCACCTCATTTTGTTAGGTGATCCTGGACTAGGCAAGAGCCAACTACTgcaagcagcagcagctgttTCTCCAAGGGGCATTTATGTGTGTGGTAATGCCACAACCAGGGCTGGTCTCACTGTAGCTGTTGTGAAGGATCCTATGACAAGTGATTATGCTTTTGAAGCTGGtagttattttctttctttctttcttcatcttcttttgtttttcccttttcttgtcAATAAAGATAGTCTAATGCTTTTGCTAACTTATATGTAATATCTGCTTATGGATGTTGTACTTGTGATTAATTTCACAGTTGATTGGTGAAATTTAACTAATAGCCCCCCTCCCTTCTTAAAGGGGAAAGTACATATTAATCTTACAATATGTATTCTGTTATTATAGCTTCAAAAGAGTGATTATATTAAGCTATTGTCTCAATGCATTCATCTATAATAACCAAATCTTGGATTAGGTGCCATGGTACTTGCGGACAGTGGATTGTGTTGTATTGATGAGTTTGACAAAATGACTACAGAGCATCAGGTTTGTCCCCAGTGGTTTTATATTAGTTTCTATTGTCTAACTTCTAAAAGAGTTGCTTGTGCTTATATTGAGATTGTTGCAGGCCCTACTGGAGGCCATGGAACAACAGTGTGTCTCTATTGCAAAGGCTGGATTGGTGGCAAGTTTGTCAGCACGAACTTCTGTCTTAGCAGCAGCAAACCCTGTTGGTGGTCATTATAAgtaatgtttttaatttaaattgttgGTGAGAGGACTATTATGATTCTGGTAATGGATAAAATGTTCTGTTGTTGTAGACTTTGCTCCCTCTGTCATTGCTTATATTTACTGAATGAGTCCTATTTCATATCCCCTATAGTCCTTTTGGAGAACTCTGTCAATCAGCAGATTATGTCACTCTGTCTTTCTCTCACTTTCTCCATCCTCCCCGCTCTcttattgcaatttcattaatCTGTTGCTTATGTGGACGAAATACTTCATCAATAACATAACATATCTGTAGCTGTGATATCTTGACATTTCAAACCCGCATTTTATGATACCAATAACATTTCCAATGGCAGCCGTGCAAAAACAGTGAacgaaaatttgaaaataggTGCTGCTCTCCTATCacgatttgatttggttttcatATTACTTGACAAACCAAATGAACTTCTGGATAAGCGAGTCTCGGAGCACATCATGTCGGTAAGTTATCCTCTCTTGGCCCTTCataatgtacatatttttattagttACATGCTATTCTTATCTCATTTGAGGTAATTGTATAAGACACACCAACTATGTTTTCATGACTTGCATAAAACCTGTCATGTATCGTGGTGTCAATTGGAAAATCGTTCATATTGGCACTACATGGAGTTTCAAAATTTATCTAGACAATGCAAGTCATAAACTGTGATACAAAATCAACATTGAGATGTTAAAACCAAATTTCTTTTAGGAATTACAAGCAAATTTTGTCCTAGAAAAATAGAGTATTTACTTATCTCTTTTGATATTACATGTTTGCAATGACATTTGTTCAGTATGCTACGAAAGTATTAGTAAACAGAGTTTAAT
Protein-coding regions in this window:
- the LOC18775320 gene encoding uncharacterized protein LOC18775320, whose product is MDLNADVVLSDPSDDGVNLSESVELDDMGLEVGDGGTNEGLEGKGPKGELVNIVEDSEVKIGSLDRVTEEKGSVVSSQVGIDGGEGREGLKGPQFGAGGDGIAANNKGLVLESEDTFRSVESSFSFEKDRGKDEISRERAESEIVSAVDGDEAKLNVAVHGTDDSMRDDKKEDVALVAEIAYVEKERGQNVEQGQAGEQSLDASSSMQDNVKLESLGTTGSVGQVTDDIVAVDQKVVNHNESLHLKDLNLSSHSEMLTSDGLENQALEVDVEAQTNENKLTCDDAPWVSKNTEKGPNLSSMVIDSNPSMRTDGNVSMDVKSTSSELEFHGSDLVWGKVRSHPWWPGQICDPSASSEKANKYFKKGTYLIAYFWDQTFAWNEAPKIKPFLKHFSQMEKQSDIEEFHDAIACALDEVSRRVEFGLACSCISKDVYSKLKTQIISNAGIREEASRRDGGDSSLSAASFEPVKLIKFIKELAQFPYSRADRLELVTSRAQLSAFYRWKGYSQLPEFSMLGGLLDDDDILLLEKKHNGEVTENALPVIKDDDLMEKSKITDNSSRKRKHISGDSMCPSKKEKSLSDVVAEKYLSTSTSENGSEGKSGCNLISQSSSKKRKAVDSLAGDSAVKQWRSDSSTGPDSNSLQNKQAFRVGDRICRVASQLSGLSPILKNYNATSTEGAVQDKGKVKTVSEKAQTERLAGREYPSPDEMLSQLYLAAINPMNGYSFLTSPITCFSEFRNTICLDCPGPEEHQLSLNQLFGGKLGKKSARTGKKSISSGITEKSETEAIPHEQPSRKNQNENGKLVPGAPTDKDTSTAEPQSSLELNPNLDSEQKIGGRDLDLETSKPALHMNESCEKDLSPTALILKFTDLESVPSEANLNKIFSCYGPLTEVLRKSSRATVVFRRRSDAETAFSSTGKYSTFGPSLVSYRLKFLPPTPSKASPSPSATKRGRKPATSLEGNAANPRSSPIRFHLSSEMDKIELINKKADVQQRRLSLIDVSSEDDSLINSYAGDLRFSISEDQENRSFQLFEAMVANKLEDVPENLELSEQVTHPSESLEPEMTKRSGKYNLRKSLAWDSAFFTSAGVLDPEELSTMIEGEKSGKHMLPGIQEEIHRSTDSISTLESDTLTLESIEANLFEDVRASIQKSNNASGVVDESMEGSRVTATKISGSSKGVDFASQDKVIPRLPSKKPSINVQKPGKMKNLSTCPQISQSVSAREATTSLLKRTKVLGKPNPSPTGLTKRASLGGNLMKMEKDNVKSTTGRGAPLPKIPLSSRLVPRPGPLSRSSLGSSPTAKREVASSSFESSGSTSSNNIGKSPFNSKRKTDSRTGNPPSSGSTWETPSRIEPGNKSQSGKSHLSTNMVLETKLLTSTSPSSSVSEWSSESSSSISTLKKMSYSPRASLDIRSSKSSSVDGDPPEILDLQNYAYDQSSTGDETQVAELLSQCSVKAPIEKNGALPLASKPSGLRLPSPKIGFFDGVKSVLPSPNGSIQPHPVIPSGLPKSGARSITQGGGQNKAKPGKLQPARIVAKLGNKKPDAQNTSFNMKPKSPKPLQQASNAAKKVISPSRNSISPKVPSKGSRKSGRENHLKHEKVGFEGHGIDIDEQENCAAGPNDCLVFSKDKVSPALKGHSHVKAAKVTPIDGGSTTISDSSSTCDADKITPSEKVSEDATYEPRKAKETERTHIEDLVDGLSRQVGAMDIKAETQQMLAADSLS
- the LOC18774136 gene encoding probable DNA helicase MCM8, which produces MYGAPGRSSSSNNGSLCAPGFFSIWSTYLAQIELGDDKPWLNLTHSLIGFFSTTLGQVLLSQLKDDGGVSVLSIDFEKFRKMCDVEDLYVALEEKPKITLLCMSVAAHQVLLTQWDNNRVEEGIKVNIRLHNYPESMIALKNLKAAYIDKLVSVRGTVVKVSTVKPLVVQMGFDCVKCKTSITRMFPDGKFSPPSKCDLDGCKSRNFNPIRSTAQTIDFQKIRIQELLKPEDHEDGRVPRTVECELLEDLVDACIPGDVVTVTGIIRVINNYMDIGGGKSKGKSQGIYYLYLEAVSIKNSKSQSTPEDVQDSNSNDMALVDFCSFSPRDLEFIVKFSEEHGPDTFRQLLQSICPSIYGHELVKAGIILALFGGVRKHSNDQNKVPVRGDIHVIIVGDPGLGKSQLLQAAAAVSPRGIYVCGNATTRAGLTVAVVKDPMTSDYAFEAGAMVLADSGLCCIDEFDKMTTEHQALLEAMEQQCVSIAKAGLVASLSARTSVLAAANPVGGHYNRAKTVNENLKIGAALLSRFDLVFILLDKPNELLDKRVSEHIMSLHAGYGEHSPAAKRIRGASQSAEGIDMNGEGGSLVSRLRLDPNTDGDFVPLPVQLLRKYIAYARNYVFPRMSKPAAEILQKFYLKLRDHATSADSTPITARQLESLVRLTQARARLDLREEITAQDATDVVEIMRESLYDKYIDEHGVVDFGRSGGMSQQKEAKRFLSALNRQSELQQKDCFTISEIYSLADRIGLRVPDIDTFVDNLNSVGYLLKKGAKTYQVLSSSYSRSQSSSRSRG